A genome region from Camelina sativa cultivar DH55 chromosome 10, Cs, whole genome shotgun sequence includes the following:
- the LOC104720531 gene encoding uncharacterized protein LOC104720531: protein MTSAGEFCEGEIDGNMFFLYNFLSQTESSTSSSSSPSSDGSAINLGAIDLSSQPLFLCPSLRFKVEELKREDKFSKSFIPFTTSPHFPSPRRTNQQVKYLLDSDSPDDDICKLPIVPLFWCNDKEPNYDQFSCGACRSSNLGTGYYFCVTCHRTFHKECVESPLEINHPSYPFQPLQLVSPPYISIVDIATCRTCTCCEKLLYNLSYDCPTYKLTLDPVCAMKSIPFVIDHPKQHLHPLTFFPKQAFLPCNVCGLIKEYIPTYACLRCVFVVHQDCIYFPHVIKISRHHHRISFISSLPCGKWFCGVCRREVDKNYGAFTCNKCSDYFVHTRCALRRDVWDGEDLNGIPEEDEFIVEPFETIANGIIFHFSHSHHLKIKICEVYEEDKCCQACVLPIYEGNYYSCIDQCDFFLHETCANAPRKIHHPLHPRPLTLKVVGNGNYEGYGRFRCDICGRESCGFVYKSLVGVGEWSYSLDLRCASVSEPFEYQGHEHPLFLALSREEELSTICQICQEVTFERKEDRKLNCIECDYIICFRCATLPFKARYKHDKHFLTFWKVKEESDHSGWCEVCEKIIIYSRKGGFYACDDCCTTIHVDCLLGEDMYMKHGESIRISGHQFQIIRNSMTRPFCHERYGEEHRCPQKVVFKLENKTFCSLRCS from the coding sequence ATGACCTCAGCCGGTGAATTTTGTGAGGGAGAAATTGATGGGAACATGTTTTTCTTATACAATTTCTTATCTCAAACAGAGAgttcaacatcttcttcttcttctccttcttcggACGGCTCAGCCATTAATTTAGGGGCCATCGACCTCTCTAGTCAACCTCTTTTTCTCTGTCCTTCTTTACGTTTCAAAGTTGAAGAGCTAAAACGAGAGGATAAATTTTCGAAAAGCTTTATCCCGTTCACTACTTCTCCTCACTTCCCTAGTCCAAGACGCACTAATCAACAAGTCAAGTATTTGCTTGATTCTGACAGCCCCGACGACGACATTTGTAAGCTCCCTATTGTCCCTCTCTTTTGGTGCAATGATAAAGAACCTAACTATGACCAATTCAGTTGCGGAGCATGTCGAAGTTCCAATCTTGGCACAGGCTATTATTTTTGTGTCACATGTCATAGAACGTTCCACAAAGAATGTGTGGAGTCTCCACTTGAGATCAATCACCCTTCTTATCCTTTTCAACCTCTTCAACTTGTCAGTCCTCCATACATTAGCATTGTTGACATTGCGACTTGTAGGACTTGCACATGTTGTGAGAAGTTACTCTATAACCTAAGTTATGATTGTCCTACCTACAAGCTTACTTTGGATCCGGTTTGTGCAATGAAGTCAATACCATTCGTTATAGACCACCCAAAACAACATCTCCATCCTCTCACCTTTTTCCCTAAACAAGCATTTCTCCCGTGCAATGTTTGTGGCCTGATTAAAGAATATATTCCCACCTATGCTTGTCTTCGATGTGTTTTTGTAGTCCATCAAGATTGCATCTATTTTCCACATGTCATTAAAATATCTCGTCACCACCACCGTAtctcttttatctcttctcttccatGCGGAAAATGGTTTTGTGGAGTCTGTCGTCGAGAGGTTGATAAGAATTATGGTGCGTTTACTTGTAACAAGTGCAGTGATTATTTTGTCCATACAAGATGTGCATTGCGGAGAGACGTGTGGGATGGAGAGGATCTCAATGGAATacctgaagaagatgagttcaTTGTCGAGCCATTTGAGACTATAGCTAATGGAATAATATTCCATTTCTCTCATAGCCATCATCTGAAAATCAAGATTTGTGAAGTTTATGAAGAAGACAAGTGTTGTCAAGCTTGCGTCCTTCCAATCTACGAGGGTAATTATTATTCGTGTATAGATCAATGTGACTTTTTCCTCCATGAAACATGTGCGAATGCTCCTCGCAAGATACATCATCCATTGCATCCTCGACCACTAACGCTAAAGGTAGTCGGTAATGGAAATTATGAGGGTTATGGTCGCTTCAGATGTGATATTTGTGGACGTGAAAGTTGTGGTTTCGTCTATAAGAGTCTTGTAGGAGTAGGAGAGTGGAGTTACAGTCTAGACCTACGGTGTGCCTCGGTTTCTGAACCATTTGAATATCAAGGCCACGAACATCCTTTATTCCTAGCTTTATCGCGAGAAGAAGAATTATCAACCATATGTCAAATCTGCCAAGAAGTcacttttgaaagaaaagaggaTCGAAAACTAAATTGCATCGAATGcgattatattatatgttttaggTGTGCTACCTTACCATTCAAGGCAAGGTATAAGCATGACAAACATTTCCTCACGTTTTGGAAGGTGAAAGAGGAAAGTGATCATTCCGGCTGGTGCGAGGTATGcgaaaaaataatcatatattcaAGAAAAGGTGGGTTTTATGCGTGCGATGACTGTTGCACCACTATCCATGTTGATTGTTTGCTTGGGGAGGATATGTATATGAAACATGGTGAAAGCATAAGGATTAGTGGGCACCAGTTTCAAATTATTCGCAACAGTATGACTCGGCCATTTTGTCATGAACGTTACGGTGAAGAACACCGTTGTCCACAAAAAGtagtttttaaattagaaaacaagACATTTTGTTCTTTACGTTGTTCATAA